One Carassius carassius chromosome 20, fCarCar2.1, whole genome shotgun sequence DNA segment encodes these proteins:
- the LOC132096502 gene encoding claudin-11-like, whose translation MANTCLQFTGFVMSFLGWIGLIIATATNEWVVTCKYNMNTCKKMDELEAKGLWADCVISTALYHCITLTQILELPAYIQTSRALMVTASILGLPAVALVLMSMSCINLGSEPESAKNKRSVLGGTIILLTAFCGVISTVWFPIGAHHERGLMSFGFSLYSGWVGTALCLLGGCMITCCSVDTPATYTDNNRFYYSKQGPALSGPASTNHAKSAHV comes from the exons ATGGCAAATACTTGCTTACAGTTCACAGGTTTTGTGATGAGTTTTCTTGGTTGGATCGGGCTTATCATCGCCACTGCCACTAATGAATGGGTAGTCACTTGTAAATATAACATGAACACCTGTAAGAAGATGGATGAACTTGAGGCCAAAGGTTTGTGGGCAGACTGTGTGATCTCTACTGCGCTGTATCACTGCATCACACTCACGCAGATTCTCGAGCTACCAG CGTACATCCAGACATCTCGAGCGTTAATGGTCACAGCATCGATTCTCGGATTGCCTGCTGTCGCGCTCGTGCTCATGTCCATGTCCTGTATTAACCTCGGAAGTGAACCAGAAAGCGCCAAGAACAAACGATCAGTGCTCGGAGGAACCATAATACTGCTGACTG CTTTTTGCGGCGTCATCTCCACTGTGTGGTTTCCCATCGGGGCCCATCATGAGAGGGGCTTGATGTCCTTCGGCTTCTCGCTGTATTCGGGTTGGGTGGGCACTGCACTTTGTTTGCTGGGAGGCTGTATGATCACCTGCTGTTCAGTGGACACCCCTGCTACATACACTGACAACAATCGGTTCTACTACTCCAAACAGGGCCCCGCTCTTTCCGGCCCCGCCTCCACTAACCACGCCAAAAGTGCCCATGTTTAA
- the LOC132096501 gene encoding probable cationic amino acid transporter has product MSGLFAKLDPRRIQWGANWFAFQSRVLRTKPVESMLESTGGNGAHDTKLARVLSTVDLVSLGVGSCVGTGMYVVSGLVAKEMAGPGVIVSFIIAAVASILSGVCYAEFGVRVPKTTGSAYTYSYVTVGEFVAFFIGWNLILEYLIGTAAGASALSSMFDSLANHSISGFMINHIGTLNGLGKGEQAYPDILALVIVILVTVIVALGVKNSLGFNNVLNVINLVVWVFIMIAGLFFVSVSNWDEGRFLPYGWSGVMQGAATCFYAFIGFDIIATTGEEAKSPNTSIPYAITASLVTCLTAYVSVSVILTLMVPYTDIDTDAPLMEMFSLHGFQTAKYIVAIGSIAGLTVSLLGSLFPMPRVIYAMAGDGLLFRFLAHVSTYTETPAVACVVSGFLSALLALLVSLRDLIEMMSIGTLLAYTLVSVCVLLLRYQPEGDIHGFVNFLSEQNTKHKEGVLAECEKEACSPVNEGDEYGGAPTNTCGAKNLPSLGDNEMLIGKPDKSTYTSSHPNYGTVDMSSGIESGETDSVYLLKLKKLLGPRYYTMRIRLGLPGKMDRPTMATGRIVTRCVILLFILIFCFCSLIIFGSGQVADGQWWAVLLLVLLLLVITLLIFIIIQQPENPKRLPYMAPCVPFVPASAMLVNVYLMLKLSTITWIRFGVWCFVGVLIYFGYGMWNSTLEITAREREAHASTYQRYDMGVDENFAVDDDLYPSGEGGPFQSWGSHEGKGGHQKQQHQEQSEPQPDGLDRVDNHRTSSSATHSRAKNKAGKSSPGFEALVVDDDLDDPLE; this is encoded by the exons ATGAGCGGGCTGTTTGCCAAACTGGACCCACGGCGGATTCAATGGGGGGCCAACTGGTTTGCCTTCCAGTCCCGTGTCCTGCGCACGAAGCCGGTGGAGTCCATGCTGGAGAGCACGGGAGGCAATGGGGCTCACGACACTAAACTCGCCCGCGTTCTCTCCACCGTGGACCTCGTGTCTCTGGGAGTGGGAAGCTGTGTCGGCACTGGCATGTATGTGGTGTCTGGACTGGTGGCTAAGGAAATGGCAGGGCCTGGGGTCATTGTGTCTTTCATCATCGCTGCCGTGGCCTCCATCCTGTCAG GGGTGTGCTATGCTGAATTTGGTGTGCGTGTGCCTAAAACCACAGGATCGGCATATACTTACAGCTATGTGACAGTGGGAGAATTTGTGGCTTTTTTTATTGGCTGGAATCTGATTTTGGAGTATCTGATTGGTACAGCAGCAGGAGCCAGTGCACTCAGCAGTATGTTTGACtcgctggccaatcacagcatcAGCGGCTTCATGATCAACCACATAGGAACGCTCAACGGCTTGG GTAAAGGGGAGCAGGCGTATCCGGACATCCTGGCCCTGGTCATAGTCATCCTGGTCACAGTGATAGTTGCTCTAGGTGTGAAGAATTCTCTCGGGTTCAACAACGTGCTGAATGTCATCAATCTGGTGGTGTGGGTGTTCATAATGATTGCAGGCCTGTTCTTCGTCAGTGTCAGCAACTGGGATGAGGGACGTTTCCTGCCTTATGGCTGGTCAGGG GTCATGCAGGGTGCAGCCACTTGCTTCTATGCCTTTATTGGGTTTGACATCATAGCCACCACCGGAGAGGAAGCCAAGAGTCCCAACACCTCCATCCCCTACGCCATCACTGCCTCTCTGGTCACCTGTCTCACTGCCTATGTCTCT GTGAGTGTGATCCTCACTCTGATGGTCCCCTACACTGACATTGACACAGATGCTCCACTGATGGAGATGTTTTCTCTACACGGCTTCCAAACTGCCAAATACATAGTGGCCATTGGCTCCATTGCAGGACTTACAGTCAGTTTGTTGGGCTCTCTCTTCCCAATGCCGAGAGTCATCTATGCCATGGCTGGAGATGGTTTGCTCTTCAG GTTTCTGGCCCATGTGAGCACATACACAGAGACTCCTGCAGTGGCTTGTGTGGTGTCGGGCTTCCTCTCGGCTCTCTTGGCTTTGCTCGTCAGTCTGAGGGACCTGATCGAGATGATGTCCATTGGCACTCTGCTAGCCTACACGCTTGTGTCGGTGTGTGTGCTACTGCTGCGTTACCAGCCTGAAGGAGACATTCACGGATTTGTCAACTTCCTCTCTGAGCAGAACACAAAGCATAAGGAGGGGGTTCTAGCAGAGTGTGAGAAGGAAGCCTGTTCGCCGGTCAATGAGGGCGATGAGTATGGAGGAGCTCCAACAAACACCTGTGGAGCCAAGAACTTGCCATCTCTAGGAGACAACGAGATGCTGATCGGTAAACCCGACAAGTCCACCTACACCTCCAGTCACCCCAACTACGGCACAGTGGACATGTCCTCAGGCATCGAGTCAGGTGAGACAGATAGCGTGTACCTGCTGAAACTAAAGAAGCTGCTGGGACCTCGCTATTATACCATGCGCATTCGGCTCGGCCTGCCAGGAAAGATGGACCGGCCCACTATGGCCACTGGCCGCATCGTCACCCGCTGCGTCATTCTGCTCTTCATCCTCATCTTCTGCTTCTGCTCCCTCATCATCTTTGGGTCGGGTCAGGTCGCTGATGGCCAGTGGTGGGCCGTGCTGCTGctggtgctgctgctgctggtcaTCACTCTCTTGATCTTCATCATCATTCAGCAGCCGGAGAACCCCAAGCGCCTGCCCTACATGGCTCCCTGTGTTCCCTTCGTCCCGGCCTCTGCCATGCTGGTAAATGTTTACCTCATGCTCAAGCTCTCCACCATTACATGGATCCGTTTTGGCGTATGGTGCTTTGTGG GTGTTTTGATCTACTTTGGCTACGGAATGTGGAACAGCACCCTGGAGATCACGGCACGCGAGAGAGAGGCCCATGCCAGCACATACCAGCGCTATGACATGGGTGTGGACGAAAACTTTGCAGTGGATGATGATTTGTACCCTTCAGGAGAAGGAGGGCCATTCCAAAGCTGGGGCTCCCATGAGGGCAAAGGTGGGCACCAGAAACAACAACACCAGGAGCAGAGTGAACCTCAGCCTGACGGGCTGGACAGGGTGGACAACCACAGGACCTCCTCTTCCGCCACACACAGCAGGGCCAAAAACAAAGCTGGCAAATCCAGTCCAGGCTTTGAGGCATTAGTAGTCGACGACGATTTGGACGATCCCTTGGAATGA